In a genomic window of Anser cygnoides isolate HZ-2024a breed goose chromosome 28, Taihu_goose_T2T_genome, whole genome shotgun sequence:
- the LOC136787268 gene encoding olfactory receptor 14C36-like, with the protein MLQNLSLSFISSAGTDVQEQHMSNSSSITEFLLLPFADTRELQLLHFGLFLAIYLAALLGNGLILTAVACDHRLHTPMYFFLLNLALIDVGCISTTLPKAMANSLWDTRAISYAGCVAQVFLTVFLFSAEYSLLTIMSYDRYVAICKPLHYGSLLGSRACAQMAAAAWGSGVLYALLHTANTFSLPLCQGNAVDQFFCEIPQILKLSCSQSFLSEVWVLVGNVFIDFGCFVFIVLSYVQIIRAVLRMPSEQGRHKAFSMCLPHLAVVSLFISTVMFTYLKPPSISSTSLDLVVAILYSVVPPAVNPFIYSMRNQELKVALNKVISLTFFTGGKLLICLHK; encoded by the coding sequence atgctgcagaatttgtcactgtcttttatttcttcagcaggTACTGATGTTCAGGAGCAGCacatgtccaacagcagctccatcaccgagttcctcctcctgccattcgcagacacgcgggagctgcagctcctgcacttcgggctcttcctggccatctacctggctgccctcctgggcaacggcctcatcctcaccgccgtagcctgcgaccaccgcctccacacccccatgtacttcttcctcctcaacctcgccctcaTCGAcgtgggctgcatctccaccactctccctaaagccatggccaattccctctgggacaccagggccatctcctatgcaggatgtgttgcacaggtctttctgactgtcttcttgttttcagcagagtattctcttctcaccatcatgtcctatgaccgctatgttgccatctgcaagcccctgcactacgggagcctcctgggcagcagagcttgtgcccagatggcagcagctgcctggggcagtggggttctctatgctctgctgcacactgccaatacattttcgctgcccctctgccaaggcaatgctgtggaccagttcttctgtgaaatcccccagatcctcaagctctcctgttCACAGTCCTTCCTCAGTGAAGTTTGGGTTCTTGTGGGTAATGTTTTCATCGACTTTGGGTGTTTTGTATTCATTGTGCTCTCCTATGTTCAGATCatcagggccgtgctgaggatgccctctgagcagggacggcacaaagccttctccatgtgcctccctcacctggctgtggtctctcTCTTTATCAGCACTGTCATGTTtacctacctgaagcccccctccatctcctccacaTCCCTAGACCTGGTTGTGGCAattctgtactcggtggtgcccccagcagtgaaccccttcatctacagcatgagaaaccaGGAGCTGAAAGTTGCACTGAACAAAGTGATTTCATTGACATTTTTCACTGGTGGTAAACTTCTCATCTGTCTCCACAAATGA
- the LOC136787202 gene encoding olfactory receptor 14C36-like: MSNSSSITEFLLLAFADTRELQLLHFALFLAIYLAALLGNGLILTAVACDHRLHTPMYFFLLNLALLDLGCISTTLPKAMANSLWDTRAISYQGCVAQVFFFPSLMSADLFLLTIMAYDRYVAICKPLHYGSLLGSRACAQMAAAAWGSGVLYALLHTANTFSLPLCEGNAVDQFFCEISQILKLSCSDSYLREVGLLTFSGFLVLGCFVFIVLSYVQIFKAVLRMPSEQGRHKAFSTCLPHLVVVSLLVSTGVSAYLKPPAISSPSLDMIMAVLYAVMPPAVNPLIYSIRNQELKNAIRKVMSWMFIRICSGN, from the coding sequence atgtccaacagcagctccatcaccgagttcctcctcctggcatttgcagacacgcgggagctgcagctcctgcacttcgcgctcttcctggccatctacctggctgccctcctgggcaacggcctcatcctcaccgccgtagcctgcgaccaccgcctccacacccccatgtacttcttcctcctcaacctcgccctcctcgacctgggctgcatctccaccactctccccaaagccatggccaattccctctgggacaccagggccatctcctatcaaggatgtgttgcacaagtctttttctttccctctctgatgtcagcagatttgtttcttctcaccatcatggcctacgaccgctatgttgccatctgcaagcccctgcactacgggagcctcctgggcagcagagcttgtgcccagatggcagcagctgcctggggcagtggggttctctatgctctgctgcacactgccaacacattttccctgcccctctgcgaaggcaatgctgtggaccagttcttctgtgaaatctcccagatcctcaagctgtCCTGCTCAGattcctacctcagggaagttgggcttCTCACATTCAGTGGTttcctggttttggggtgttttgtatTCATCGTGCTGTCCTATGTACAGATCTtcaaggctgtgctgaggatgccctctgagcagggccggcacaaagccttctccacatgcctccctcacctggtcGTGGTCTCCCTGCTGGTTAGCACTGGTGTATCTGCCTACCTGAAGCCTCCCGCtatctcctctccatccctggacaTGATAATGGCTGTTCTATATGCAGTGATgcccccagcagtgaaccccctcatctacagcatcagaaaccaggagctcaagaatGCCATTAGGAAAGTGATGTCATGGATGTTTATCAGGATTTGCTCAGGAAATTGA
- the LOC136787314 gene encoding olfactory receptor 14C36-like, protein MSNSSSITEFLLLTFTDTRELQLLHFALFLPICLAALLGNGLILTAVACDHRLHTPMYFFLFNLALLDLGSISTTLPKAMANSLWDTRAISYPGCAAQLFLFVFLISAEYFLLTIMAYDRYVAICKPLHYGSLLGSRACAQMAAAAWGSGVLNAVLHTANTFSLPLCRGNAVDQFFCEIPQILKLSCSDSYLREIQLLTFSGFLVFGCFVFILFSYVQIFKAVLRMPSEQGRHKAFSMCLPHLAVVSLFLSTAMFAYLKPPSISSPFLNLVLAVLYSVVPPTLNPFIYSLKNQELKGDIRKVILWIFLNSEKFPFFFQK, encoded by the coding sequence atgtccaacagcagctccatcactgagttcctcctcctgacattcacagacacgcgggagctgcagctcctccacttcgcgctcttcctgcCCATCTGCTTGGCTGCCCTtctgggcaacggcctcatcctcaccgccgtagcctgcgaccaccgcctccacacccccatgtacttcttcctcttcaacctcgccctcctcgacctgggatccatctccaccactctgcccaaagccatggccaattccctctgggacaccagggccatctcctatccaggatgtgctgcacagctctttctgtttgtcttcctgatatcagcagagtattttcttctcaccatcatggcctacgaccgctatgttgccatctgcaagcccctgcactacgggagcctcctgggcagcagagcttgtgcccagatggcagcagctgcctggggcagtggggttctcaatgctgtcctgcacactgccaatacattttccctgcccctctgccgaggcaatgctgtggaccagttcttctgtgaaatcccccagatcctcaagctctcctgctcagactcctaCCTCAGAGAAATTCAGCTTCTCACATTTAGTGGTTTTCTGGTTTTcgggtgttttgttttcattcttttctcctatgtgcagatcttcaaggctgtgctgaggatgccctctgagcagggacggcacaaagccttttccatgtgcctccctcacctggctgtggtctccttgtttctcagcacagccatgtttgcctacctgaagcccccctccatctcttctccaTTCCTGAACCTGGTGTTAGCAGTTCTGTACTCCGTGGTGCCTCCAACTCTGAACCCCTTCATCTACAGCTTAaagaaccaggagctcaagggtGACATTAGGAAAGTGATTTTATGGATATTTCTcaatagtgaaaaatttcccttctttttccagaaatga